A window of Aromatoleum bremense genomic DNA:
CGAAAGCCGGCGGCGTGTCGGAAGTCGCAAGCGTCGGCGGCTTCGTGCGCGAATACCAGGTCACCGTCGACCCGCACCGGCTCGCGACCTTCGGCCTCGCGCTCGACGACGTCAGCCGCGTGATCCGCGAGTCGAACCGCGACGTCGGCGGGCGCGTCGTCGAGATGGCCGAGAAGGAATACATGGTGCGCGGCCGCGGCTATCTGCGCGGCGCCGACGACATCGCGAACCTGGTGCTGAAGAGCGCAGGCGGCACGCCGGTGCGCGTCGCCGACATCGGCCGCGTCGAGCTCGTGCCGGCCGAGCGCCGCGGCATCGCGGAGTTGAACGGCGAAGGCGAAGTCGCCTCCGGCATCGTCATGGCGCGCTTCGGCCAGAACGCGCTCGACGTCATCGCGAACGTCAAGGCGAAGATCGCCGAGATCGCGCCGGGCCTGCCCGAAGGCGCCGCGATCGTGCCGGTCTATGACCGCTCGACGCTGATCGAGCGCGCGATTGCGAACCTGAAGTGGACGCTGCTCGAAGAGAGCCTGATCGTCGCGGCAGTCTGCGTGATCTTCCTGCTGCACGTCAGGAGCGCGTTCGTCGCGATCATCACGCTGCCGCTCGGCATCCTCATCGCGTTCATCGCGATGCGTTTTCTCGACCTGGGCTCGAACATCATGAGCCTCGGCGGCATCGCGATCGCGATCGGCGCGATGGTCGATGCCGCGATCGTGATGATCGAGAACGCGCACAAGCGCCTCGAGCATCTGCCGGAGCACGCGACGCAGGCCGACCGTACGCACACGATCATCCACGCGTGCAAGGAAGTCGGGCCGGCGCTGTTCTTTTCGCTGTTGATCATCACCGTGTCCTTCCTGCCGGTGTTCACGCTCGAAGGGCAGGAAGGGCGGATGTTCTCGCCGCTCGCGTTCACGAAGACTTTCGCGATGGCGGGCGCGGCGATCCTGTCGGTGACGCTGGTGCCGGTGCTGATGCTGTTCTTCGTGCGCGGGCGCATCCTGCCGGAGGCGAAGAACCCGGTGAACCGCTTCCTGATCTGGGTCTACCGGCCGATCATCCGCGGCGTGATGCGACACAAAGTGCTGACGCTCGTCGCCGCGGTGGCGGCGATGGCCGTGACGGTGTTCCCGGCGCGCCAGCTCGGCTCCGAGTTCATGCCGACCTTGAACGAAGGCACCCTCTTCTACATGCCGGCGGCGCTGCCCGGCATGTCGGTGACCGAAGCCGGGCGGCTCTTGGCGACGACCAACCGCATCATCAAGACCTTCCCCGAAGTCGAGTCGGTCTACGGCAAGGCCGGCCGCGCGCTGTCGGCGACCGACCCGGCGCCGCTCGAGATGTTCGAGACGGTCGTAAACCTCAAGCCGCAGACCGACTGGCGGCTAGGCATGACGACCGACAGGCTGATCGCCGAGATGGACGCAGCGCTGAAATTCCCCGGCGTCGCGAACTCCTGGACGATGCCGATCAAGGCGCGCCTCGACATGCTCGCGACCGGCATCCGCACGCCGATCGGCGTCAAGGTGTTCGGCAACGATCTCGCGACGATCGAGCAGGTCGCGAAGGACGTCGAGGCCGCAGTCCGGAATGTCCCGGGTGCGTCCAGCGCATATGCCGAGCGCGTCAGCGGCGGCTACTACCTCGACATCGTGCCGCGCCGTGACCAGCTCGCGCGCTACGGGCTGACGGTCAATGCGTTGCAGGAAGTCGTCGCGACTGCGCTCGGCGGCGACATGGTCACGACCGCGGTCGAAGGGCTCGAACGCTACAACGTCACGGTGCGCTACCCGCGCGGCCTGCGCGACGACCCGCAGCGCATCGCGGCCGAAGTGTACGTGCCGACGACGAGCGGCCCGATCCCGCTCGGCCAGCTCGCCGACGTGCGGCTCACGCGCGGCTCGCCCGGCATCCGCACCGAGAACGCGCTGCTCGCCGCGTACGTATACGTCGACACGCGCGACGCCGACCTCGGCGCGTTCGTCAAGCGCGCGCAGCAGGCGGTCGCCGGAGAGGTGACGTTCCCGCCCGGTTACTACGCGACCTGGAGCGGCCAGTTCGAGTACATGGAGCGCGCGAAGGAGAAGATGAAGGTCGTGCTGCCGCTGACGCTCGGGCTGATCTTCGTGCTGCTGTACCTGAACTTCCGGCGCCTGACCGAGACCTTGATCGTGATGCTGTCGGTGCCGTTCGCACTGGTCGGCGGCGTGTGGCTGATGTGGTGGCTCGGCTACCAGATGAGCGTCGCGGTCGCGGTCGGCTTCATCGCGCTCGCCGGCGTCGCAGCCGAGACCGGCGTCGTGATGCTGATCTATCTCGACCAGGCATGGAAGACGATCCGCGCGACGCGGCTGGCCTCCGGCCACGAGCCGACGGTCGCCGACCTGTACGAAGCAATCATGGAAGGCGCCGTCGAGCGCGTGCGGCCGAAGATGATGACGGTCGTCGCGATCATGGCCGGCCTGTTGCCGATCATGTGGGGCACGGGCACCGGTTCCGAAGTGATGAGCCGCATCGCCGCACCGATGGTCGGCGGCATGATCTCGTCGACGGTGCTGACGCTCGGCGTGATCCCCGCGCTGTATGCGCTGGTCAAGCAGTGGCAGCTGCGGCGGGAGCTCGGATCGCGAACCGCGCCGCTCGCGGTGGCGCCGGCCGAGGCGCCCCGATGAACGCGAGGTCGCCGGGCGCGCCGAAGAGCCGTTTCCCCGAGCATCGTTTTCACGCGCCGACGTTCGCGGCAGCTGAGCTCGCATGGACGAAGATGTCGCGATCACTCTGCGCCGTCGGCACGCTTTGGCTGGTCGGGCTCGCGAGCACGGGTGCCGTGGCGGCGCAGTCGGCGGCGGACGCGGCGATGCCGACGATCCGGCTGGCCGTGGAAGCCGCCTGGTCGCGCAGCGCAGCCGGCCGCGCCGCCGGCGCCCGCCGCGACGCGCTCGCCGCGCGGCGCGATGCGGCCGCGAGCTGGACGCCGGAGCCGCCGAGCATGACCGTGTCGCAGCGCAGCGACCGCTTCAACCGCAACGACGGCATGCGCGAGCTCGAGGCCGAGCTCGAAGTGCCATTGTGGATGCCCGGCACGCGCGCGGCCGCCGCGGCCGTCGCCGCGGCCGAAGGCGACGCGCTCGACGCCGGGCTCGAGCGCGACCGGCTCGACATCGCCGGAGAAGTGCGCGAAGCGGTGTGGTCGCTGCGGCTCGCGCAGAACGACATCGAAGCAAACCGGCGACGCGTCGCCGAAGCCGAGGCGCTCGCCGCGGACGTGCAGCGGCGCGTCGACGCCGGCGAGCTCGCGCGCATCGATGCGAACGGCGCCCGAGCGGCCCTGCAGCAGGCGCGCGCCGCGCAGGCCGAGGCCGAGAGCCGGCTCGCGCGCGAGCAAAGACTTTTTCGCGCGCTGACCGGCCTCACGGAGATCCCCGCCGACAACGAAACCGCGCCGGCCGACAGTGACATCGACCGCCATCCGGCGCTGGTCGGCTGGCGTCGCGCGGCCGACGCGGCGCGTGCGCGGGTGCACGAAGCGAACGCCGCGACGCGCGACGCGCCCGAGCTGATCGTCGGTTTTACGCGCGAGCGCGGCGAGGTCGGCGCGCGATACGAGAATACGACGACGATCGGCGTGCGCGTGCCGTTCGGCACCGACGCGAGAAACCGCCCGCGGATCGGCGCGGCGAACGCCGAATGGGTCGAGGCCGAAGCGCTCGCCGCGCAGCAACGCGAGCGCCTGCTCGCCGAGCGCGACGCCGCGCGCGACGAGCTCGAGCAGGCCCGGCGCGTCGTCGACTTCGCCGCCGAGCGCGCGCGGCTCGCCGCCGACACGCAGCAGCTCCTCGCGAAAGCGTTCGACCTCGGCGAAATCGACCTGCCGACGCGGCTGCGCGCCGAAAACGAGCGTTTCGACGCCGAGCTCGCGCTCGGCCGCGCCCGCCTCGAGCTCGCCCGCGCCGCCTCCCGTCTAAACCAAGCTTCCGGACTGCTGCCATGACGCTCAAATCCAGTTCCCTCTTGCATTTGCGCCTTCGCACCGTCCGCTGCATCGGCGGCCGGATGCGCAAGCCATCGTGCCTGCTCGCGCTGCTTGTCGCGCTCGGGGCCACCGCGCCGACGTTCGCCGGCCCCGGGCACGACGGCGGCCACGACCACGACGAGGCGCCCGTCATCGTCGCCGGCCCGGCGCTGCCGCGCTTCGAGGCGCATTCGGACCTGTTCGAGGTCGTCGGCACGGCCCGCGACGGCGCGTTGTCGCTGACGCTGACGCTCGATGCGTACGCGACGAACGAGCCGATCGCCGGCGCCCAGATCGAGCTCGAGTCCGGCGCGTACAAGGCGGTCGGCGAGTTCGACGCGACGCAGCAGCGCTACCGCTTCGCCGGCGGACCGCTCGCCGAGCCCGGCACCCACGCGATCACGCTGACGATCACCGCCGGTGACGACGTCGATCTGCTCGCCGCCGATTTCGTCATGCCGCCGGCGCAAGCCGAAGACGCGGGCAGCGCCGCGCCCGCGTCGCGCAGCCGCCTGCTGTGGCTCGGAGGCGGCCTCGTCGCCGCGCTCGCGCTCGCGTTCGGCGCCCGCAAGACGCTGCGGCGCCCCGGCAGCGCATCAGCGTGATGAACAACGAGAGGAGCCGTCCCGTGAAGCAGATTTCCCCCCGCGCGGCATGCGTCGTCGCCGCGATCGCGGCGCTCTTCGCCACACTGGGCGCCGTCCCCGCGCTCGCCGATGCCGGCCACGACCACGGCGGCGAGGCGCCGCTCGTCGGCAGCCCGAACGCGCCAAAGCGCCAGCCCAACGGCTCGGTGTTCCTGCCGAAGCTGGCGCAGCGGCAGCTCGGCGTGCGCACGATCGTCGCCGAAGAACGGGAGCTGCCGCAGAGCCATCAGTGGGTCGGCCGCGTCGTCATGGACCCGAACGCTGGCGGCAAGGTGCAGCCGACCGTCGCCGGACGCATCGAAGCCGGCCCGCGCGGGCTGCCGGTGCTCGGTCAGGCGGTGAAGAAGGGCGAGGTGCTCGCGGTCGTGCGTCCGTCCGCCGGTGCGATCGAACGCGCCGAGCAGCGCGCGCAGGCCGCCCAGCTGCGCGCGAGCCTCGCGCTCGAAAAGCAGCGGCTCGCGCGCCTCGAAGCGCTCGAAGGCAGCGTGCCGCGCAAGGAAGTCGACGCGGCGCGCTTTGAGGTCGCGAGCCTCGGCGAGCGGCTCACCGCGATCGGCGGCAGCCTGACGACGACCGAGTCGCTCGTCGCGCCGGTCTCGGGCGTCATCGCGACGAGCGACTCGGTCGCCGGGCAGGTCGTCGAGGCGGGCCACGTGCTGTTCGAGATCGTCGACCCGGCGCGCCTGCAGGTCGAGGCGGTCGCGCACGACGCGACGCTCGCGGCATCGGTCGCCGGCGCGTCGGCGTCGGTCGACGGCGGCCGGACGTCGTTCCCGCTCGCGTGGATCGGCGCGGGGCGCGCGTTGCGCGACCAGGCGCTGCCGGTGCTATTCCACACCGTCGACGGCAACGTGCCGCCGCTGAACCTCGGCCAGCCGGTCCAGGTCGTCGTGCAGACGCGCGAGCGGATCCGCGGCATCCCGGTGCCGGCCGCGGCGCTCGTGAAAAATCCGGCGAACCAGGAGATCGTCTGGGTGCATACGTCGGCCGAGCGCTTCGCGCCGCGCACGGTGCGCTACCGCATGCTCGACGGCGCGACCGCGAGCATCACCGCCGGACTCGCCGCCGGCGACCGCGTCGTCGTCGAGGGCGCGCCGCTCGTGAATCAGGTCCGCTGAAGGGTCCCGCATGTTCGACTGGCTGGTGCATCAATCCCTGCGCAACCGCCTGATGGTGCTCGCGCTCTCCGCGGTCATGATGATCTACGGCGGCCTCACGCTCGTGCGCACGCCGGTCGACGTCTTCCCCGACCTGAACCGCCCGCAGGTAACGTTGCAGATCGAAGCCGGCGGCATGGCGCCCGAAGAGGTCGAGCAGCTCATCACGATCCCGCTCGAAGTGTCGATGAGCGGGCTGCCCGGCGTAGCCGCGGTGCGCTCGGTGTCGTCGGTCGGCCTCGCCTTCGTCTATGTCAGCTTCGACTGGAGCGTCGATATTTACCGCGCGCGCCAGATCGTCAACGAGCGCTTCACGACCGTGCGTGACCAGCTCCCCGCCGGCATCGAGCACGCGGCGATGGGGCCGATCAGCTCGATCATGGGCGAGATCCTGCTGATCGCGATGCCGATCGACCCTTTGCGGATCGATCCGATGGCGACGCGCGAATACGCCGACTTCGTGCTGCGCCCGCGGCTGCTGGCGGTGCCCGGCATCGCCCAGGTGATCCCGATCGGCGGCGAGGTGCGCCAGTACCAGGTGCAGCCCGACACCGCGCGCATGGCCGCGCTCGGCGTCACCGTCGACGACATCGCGGGCGCGCTGCGCGGCTTCTCGGCGAACACCAGCGGCGGCTTCCTCGAACTCAACGCGCGCGAATACCTGATCCGCCACATCGGCCACACAACGCAGC
This region includes:
- a CDS encoding efflux RND transporter permease subunit — its product is MLDRLIDWSAKNVFLVLLATLFVIGGGLYAVKNTPLDALPDLSDVQVIVFTDFPGQAPQVVEDQVTYPLTTSMLAVPRAKVVRGFSMFGASYVYVIFEDGTDIYWARSRVLEYLSSVAGRLPQGVAPQIGPDATGVGWVYQYAVTGKNLSLAETRSLQDWYIRYQLTKAGGVSEVASVGGFVREYQVTVDPHRLATFGLALDDVSRVIRESNRDVGGRVVEMAEKEYMVRGRGYLRGADDIANLVLKSAGGTPVRVADIGRVELVPAERRGIAELNGEGEVASGIVMARFGQNALDVIANVKAKIAEIAPGLPEGAAIVPVYDRSTLIERAIANLKWTLLEESLIVAAVCVIFLLHVRSAFVAIITLPLGILIAFIAMRFLDLGSNIMSLGGIAIAIGAMVDAAIVMIENAHKRLEHLPEHATQADRTHTIIHACKEVGPALFFSLLIITVSFLPVFTLEGQEGRMFSPLAFTKTFAMAGAAILSVTLVPVLMLFFVRGRILPEAKNPVNRFLIWVYRPIIRGVMRHKVLTLVAAVAAMAVTVFPARQLGSEFMPTLNEGTLFYMPAALPGMSVTEAGRLLATTNRIIKTFPEVESVYGKAGRALSATDPAPLEMFETVVNLKPQTDWRLGMTTDRLIAEMDAALKFPGVANSWTMPIKARLDMLATGIRTPIGVKVFGNDLATIEQVAKDVEAAVRNVPGASSAYAERVSGGYYLDIVPRRDQLARYGLTVNALQEVVATALGGDMVTTAVEGLERYNVTVRYPRGLRDDPQRIAAEVYVPTTSGPIPLGQLADVRLTRGSPGIRTENALLAAYVYVDTRDADLGAFVKRAQQAVAGEVTFPPGYYATWSGQFEYMERAKEKMKVVLPLTLGLIFVLLYLNFRRLTETLIVMLSVPFALVGGVWLMWWLGYQMSVAVAVGFIALAGVAAETGVVMLIYLDQAWKTIRATRLASGHEPTVADLYEAIMEGAVERVRPKMMTVVAIMAGLLPIMWGTGTGSEVMSRIAAPMVGGMISSTVLTLGVIPALYALVKQWQLRRELGSRTAPLAVAPAEAPR
- a CDS encoding TolC family protein → MNARSPGAPKSRFPEHRFHAPTFAAAELAWTKMSRSLCAVGTLWLVGLASTGAVAAQSAADAAMPTIRLAVEAAWSRSAAGRAAGARRDALAARRDAAASWTPEPPSMTVSQRSDRFNRNDGMRELEAELEVPLWMPGTRAAAAAVAAAEGDALDAGLERDRLDIAGEVREAVWSLRLAQNDIEANRRRVAEAEALAADVQRRVDAGELARIDANGARAALQQARAAQAEAESRLAREQRLFRALTGLTEIPADNETAPADSDIDRHPALVGWRRAADAARARVHEANAATRDAPELIVGFTRERGEVGARYENTTTIGVRVPFGTDARNRPRIGAANAEWVEAEALAAQQRERLLAERDAARDELEQARRVVDFAAERARLAADTQQLLAKAFDLGEIDLPTRLRAENERFDAELALGRARLELARAASRLNQASGLLP
- a CDS encoding efflux RND transporter periplasmic adaptor subunit, translating into MKQISPRAACVVAAIAALFATLGAVPALADAGHDHGGEAPLVGSPNAPKRQPNGSVFLPKLAQRQLGVRTIVAEERELPQSHQWVGRVVMDPNAGGKVQPTVAGRIEAGPRGLPVLGQAVKKGEVLAVVRPSAGAIERAEQRAQAAQLRASLALEKQRLARLEALEGSVPRKEVDAARFEVASLGERLTAIGGSLTTTESLVAPVSGVIATSDSVAGQVVEAGHVLFEIVDPARLQVEAVAHDATLAASVAGASASVDGGRTSFPLAWIGAGRALRDQALPVLFHTVDGNVPPLNLGQPVQVVVQTRERIRGIPVPAAALVKNPANQEIVWVHTSAERFAPRTVRYRMLDGATASITAGLAAGDRVVVEGAPLVNQVR